One genomic window of Elaeis guineensis isolate ETL-2024a chromosome 2, EG11, whole genome shotgun sequence includes the following:
- the LOC105057156 gene encoding UDP-arabinopyranose mutase 1 — protein sequence MADSASIPNTPLLKDELDIVIPTIRNLDFLEMWRPFFQPYHLIIVQDGDPSKTIKVPEGFDYELYNRNDINRILGPKASCISFKDSACRCFGYMISKKKYIYTIDDDCFVAKDPSGKEINALEQHIKNLLCPSTPFFFNTLYDPFRDGADFVRGYPFSLREGVSTAVSHGLWLNIPDYDAPTQLVKPRERNTRYVDAVLTVPKGTLFPMCGMNLAFDRELIGPAMYFGLMGDGQPIGRYDDMWAGWCTKVICDHLGLGVKTGLPYIWHSKASNPFVNLKKEYKGIFWQEELIPFFQSAVLPKDCTTVQKCYIELSKQVREKLGKIDPYFDKLADAMVTWIEAWDELNPSGAAAEKPNGTAK from the exons ATGGCGGATTCCGCTTCGATCCCGAACACACCATTGCTGAAGGACGAGCTCGACATCGTGATCCCGACGATCCGGAACCTGGACTTCTTGGAGATGTGGAGGCCCTTCTTCCAGCCGTACCACTTGATCATCGTTCAGGATGGGGATCCCTCGAAGACGATTAAGGTCCCCGAGGGGTTCGACTACGAACTGTACAACCGGAACGACATCAACCGGATCTTGGGTCCCAAGGCCTCCTGCATCTCCTTCAAGGACTCGGCTTGCCGCTGCTTCGGCTAcatgatctccaagaagaagtacATCTACACCATCGACGATGACTGCTTC GTTGCTAAGGATCCATCTGGCAAAGAGATCAATGCACTTGAGCAGCACATAAAGAATCTCCTCTGCCCTTCGACTCCCTTCTTCTTTAACACTCTTTATGATCCCTTCAGGGATGGTGCAGACTTTGTTCGTGGATACCCTTTCAGCCTTCGAGAAGGTGTTTCAACTGCTGTTTCTCATGGACTTTGGCTCAACATTCCTGACTATGATGCTCCCACTCAGCTTGTCAAGCCTCGTGAGAGGAACACCAG GTACGTGGATGCAGTTCTCACAGTCCCCAAGGGGACTTTGTTTCCCATGTGTGGGATGAATCTGGCTTTTGACCGTGAACTGATTGGCCCTGCAATGTACTTTGGACTTATGGGTGATGGCCAGCCTATTGGGCGTTACGATGATATGTGGGCTGGTTGGTGTACCAAG GTGATCTGTGACCACTTGGGTTTGGGTGTGAAGACCGGACTACCCTACATCTGGCACAGCAAGGCCAGCAATCCTTTTGTGAACTTGAAAAAGGAGTACAAGGGTATCTTCTGGCAAGAAGAGCTGATTCCATTCTTCCAGTCCGCTGTCCTTCCAAAGGATTGCACCACCGTTCAGAAATGCTACATTGAATTGTCCAAGCAGGTAAGAGAAAAGCTCGGGAAGATTGATCCTTACTTCGACAAGCTTGCAGATGCCATGGTTACATGGATTGAGGCTTGGGACGAGCTCAACCCATCTGGAGCTGCTGCTGAAAAACCCAATGGCACAGCCAAGTGA